The following are encoded in a window of Bacteroidia bacterium genomic DNA:
- a CDS encoding 1-acyl-sn-glycerol-3-phosphate acyltransferase: protein MIIKFFKTLYAYWFAVVFAVTLIVLYPFFFLLLLNKSGYYLANILRKLWALLIMLLTGLWIVIEKEDSNNKSTLPCIYISNHTSYLDILCMSIIARGNYMFLAKKELKKIPLFGIFFRTVDVAVDRNNAVEASKAYKETEGRINQGYSFIIYPEGTIGNQVPRLRSFKNGAFKLAIDNQLPIVPVTLLDNYKRLVHNKGIHGSPGIMRTFIHKPIETQGMGKEDIFALKSQVFAIIENKLIEKKIIDQP, encoded by the coding sequence TTAAGTTTTTCAAAACACTCTATGCTTATTGGTTTGCAGTAGTCTTTGCTGTTACATTAATCGTCCTCTACCCTTTCTTTTTCCTTTTACTATTAAACAAATCAGGGTACTACTTAGCTAATATCCTTAGAAAACTTTGGGCATTGCTCATTATGTTATTGACAGGATTATGGATTGTCATAGAAAAAGAAGATAGCAATAACAAATCAACCTTGCCATGCATATATATTTCAAACCATACTTCATACCTCGACATCCTTTGTATGTCAATTATCGCAAGAGGCAACTATATGTTTTTGGCAAAGAAAGAACTCAAAAAAATTCCGCTGTTTGGGATTTTTTTTAGAACCGTAGATGTAGCCGTTGATCGTAACAATGCCGTTGAAGCATCCAAAGCATACAAAGAAACAGAAGGAAGAATCAACCAAGGATACAGTTTTATTATTTACCCCGAAGGCACCATTGGCAACCAGGTCCCAAGATTACGCAGTTTCAAAAACGGTGCTTTTAAATTAGCTATTGACAACCAACTGCCTATAGTACCTGTAACCTTACTTGACAACTATAAAAGATTAGTACACAACAAAGGAATACATGGGAGTCCCGGCATAATGAGAACTTTCATTCATAAGCCGATTGAAACACAAGGCATGGGAAAAGAAGATATATTTGCTCTCAAATCTCAAGTCTTTGCAATCATTGAAAACAAATTAATTGAAAAGAAAATAATCGACCAACCATGA
- a CDS encoding cob(I)yrinic acid a,c-diamide adenosyltransferase encodes MKIYTKKGDKGMTTLIGGDKVSKFDKRIEAYGTVDELNSYIGILISSIYDQDERIYLIKVQSELFNIEALLATPEGKDFKLPEVTEDDIKEMENRIDNMDSQLERLKNFILPSGSITIAQIHVARCICRRAERIIVELNQSQTVDTRIIAFINRFSDYLFNLARLEAKQTNTEEILWAPKGVK; translated from the coding sequence ATGAAAATCTACACAAAAAAAGGCGATAAAGGTATGACCACCTTGATAGGTGGTGACAAAGTGAGCAAGTTTGACAAAAGAATCGAAGCATACGGCACTGTTGATGAATTAAATAGCTATATCGGTATTCTCATTTCTTCCATCTATGATCAAGATGAGCGTATCTACTTAATTAAAGTACAGAGTGAACTTTTCAATATAGAAGCACTGTTGGCAACTCCGGAGGGCAAGGATTTTAAATTACCTGAAGTAACCGAAGATGATATCAAAGAAATGGAAAACAGAATTGACAATATGGATAGTCAATTGGAAAGATTAAAAAACTTTATACTCCCGAGCGGAAGTATCACAATTGCTCAAATACATGTAGCAAGATGTATTTGTCGAAGAGCAGAAAGAATTATTGTAGAATTAAATCAAAGCCAAACAGTAGATACCAGAATCATTGCATTTATTAACCGATTTTCAGATTATTTGTTCAATTTGGCAAGATTAGAAGCCAAACAGACAAACACAGAAGAAATCCTTTGGGCACCCAAAGGGGTAAAGTAA
- the gatC gene encoding Asp-tRNA(Asn)/Glu-tRNA(Gln) amidotransferase subunit GatC, whose translation MNNINEKEFDRLADLAKLEFSNEEKQELMADLQKTVAFCETLNEINTDGVEPLIYMTSANNVVREDKIEGMISKEEALKNAPSKDSDFFRVTKVLKPKS comes from the coding sequence ATGAATAACATAAACGAAAAAGAATTTGACCGACTTGCAGACCTTGCAAAACTTGAATTTTCTAATGAAGAGAAACAAGAATTAATGGCAGATTTACAAAAAACTGTCGCCTTCTGTGAAACACTCAATGAAATTAACACTGATGGTGTTGAACCACTCATTTATATGACATCTGCAAACAATGTTGTAAGAGAAGACAAAATAGAAGGAATGATAAGCAAAGAAGAGGCATTAAAGAATGCACCATCCAAGGATTCTGACTTTTTTAGAGTAACAAAAGTATTAAAACCTAAATCTTGA
- a CDS encoding PKD domain-containing protein, translating to MKRLILLVAICFGNLAANAQCGAIDFYSTDTISCNPAFVQFHIINLPTGASVEWDFGNGTLAGNTSPKRLYDSAANYTIKLKVTLINNAVCEINKIDYIKVKPKPPINITWDKSKLCTGPDTITITDLSANIQSRDYIIAGTIFNNAPPVFQYLPDSSYGIKSLYVFSTDSFGCRNVRSYDSAFYQYWGFDSLALDLKYTPDTLLCGPMSLTFSRVIPVMQNHSFVSYQWSFESLTDTFTSVASNPNITLPEGVYTVKHSFTNFGGCNYSITKDEWITIYDSIDANISIDKASVCAGEDVTLTLTNSMGGEITWDFDSIPVIVKNQTANTITVSFSKIGNFGVKVIYKNNVCVTTKSFNNIISVKGPSAVFSLPFTRSCVLPKTFRAINKSDITGAGITQFAWEVKNQKTNTVIFTSNSQDSIVFPITDTAYYSIKLKATGATGCTDSLIMANAIGIDSLYPSFSIVPQPACKGQKITLTATTPEGTTGIKNTHYWEVYNKNSTTILFSGSTAPFIVTLPDTGFYSVYLKSSNAQGCSGSRLFKDTISVNAPKLNFTVNDSLPCRGYPINLYSNFPRQDFPTYNTQWVLQHTDTNLTVISSYNRDSQQFYFNHPGIYKVRFVYSSANNQCRDTVSAPFRIKVSGIRMSLFTPDPLTGCEPLNIAWKGIILGNYNFKNNNPNNYTWKAQNDMKAFTTFVPTTGLITAATYNRKGSHYTRLVVEHGSGCNDSFYSQNFIVGTTANFSFSSSVRCINTTTPINNYSLNASTFKWEVDSPGAVFISPNDTTRNPSLTVLKQGDFYITLYSIGPGGCKDTLKRLIRVIDPVPEFNSSDTVQFCAPVITTFKPVPVWYGSEYRWYFGDGDTFTTSKANPVSHVYSKNTDSTGINIRLVVTTPGCRDTMDKIGYVKVIGPIPEYDYNIKSGCEPLLVDFKNTSRNYSRFYFDYGDGAALDSTAFDNHKYRVMDKGLNVQCYKTKLVLVDNNGCFASFEHKDNVCVQKSPEPDFKTTDTIGCETYTSNLQNTSLYGVSFKWDFKGDGNFVTSPDFNPSASYTAGVYRPRLAAFNVNGCSDTTALNKLRIWVQPKPTSFFQPASDSICFNTPLQFYALPSTPNKIVSYRWDFGDPANLHDTSSNRDPKYNYISPLSKLVQLVVTDSNACKDTFVRFIHVIDTVPPPNTGLHFVTVDNNKDILGVWAMAKVNQFARYSFFLDETGYTKLYETTNRQDTSYLVNTGIDINAKRYCYTTTIGDTCGIISKFSPPHCTMSAKVEQAGSSKLLVNWIKYVGWDLDDFWGNIIYRSEDGGKFIPIDTVDNTTDSYLDINLCERTYCYYIEAVNKNKVWRSVSNIVCEKPEYIYPLDQITPRKATVINNSNILVQWTPYFSMPNLGHYKISRVRHIDNTSIEDYDTTTSLSYIDKNVDVNSSAYSYYISPVDLCGYAAPKSSESKSILLSNKIHNYRAYLTWNKYSEWSDGVAKYVVEEQNEFGDFVFRKELPADSSSYIFDGINVVENRDVCLRVYAVRNGNIDTSNSNISCSIPESQIYIPNAFSPNNDGINDIFKPTAIYITKTTSNHLYTFEMEIYDRWGNKLFLTNDLDIGWDGTFSNIPCPDGVYLYKIRAVGLDGKPYDFKGTLHLVR from the coding sequence ATGAAGCGTTTAATATTACTTGTGGCAATATGCTTTGGCAATCTTGCTGCCAACGCTCAATGTGGAGCAATAGATTTTTATTCAACTGATACAATTTCATGTAACCCCGCATTTGTGCAGTTTCATATCATTAATCTCCCGACCGGAGCATCTGTTGAATGGGATTTCGGAAACGGAACTTTAGCCGGCAACACATCGCCTAAACGGCTATATGACTCGGCTGCCAATTATACAATTAAACTTAAAGTTACCTTAATCAATAATGCGGTTTGTGAAATTAACAAGATTGACTACATAAAAGTAAAACCTAAGCCCCCCATCAATATTACTTGGGACAAATCAAAATTATGTACCGGTCCAGACACAATTACCATTACTGATTTATCTGCCAACATTCAATCAAGAGATTATATCATTGCGGGAACAATATTTAATAATGCTCCTCCGGTTTTCCAATACCTCCCTGATTCAAGTTATGGAATTAAGTCTTTGTATGTTTTCTCTACTGACAGCTTTGGCTGTCGCAACGTTCGCAGCTATGACTCTGCCTTTTATCAATATTGGGGGTTTGATTCATTAGCATTAGATCTTAAATATACTCCCGACACACTGCTGTGCGGTCCAATGTCGCTCACTTTTTCAAGGGTCATTCCGGTAATGCAAAACCATTCTTTTGTCAGCTATCAGTGGTCTTTTGAATCATTAACGGACACTTTCACATCGGTCGCATCCAATCCAAACATAACACTCCCCGAAGGGGTATATACCGTCAAACATAGCTTTACTAACTTTGGCGGATGTAATTATTCCATCACTAAAGATGAATGGATTACAATTTACGATTCCATAGATGCCAATATTAGCATTGACAAAGCATCAGTTTGTGCAGGCGAAGATGTAACATTAACACTAACCAACAGTATGGGGGGTGAAATCACTTGGGATTTTGACAGTATTCCCGTGATTGTAAAGAATCAAACAGCCAACACAATTACAGTTTCTTTTAGTAAGATAGGGAATTTCGGTGTAAAAGTGATATATAAAAACAATGTTTGTGTTACGACTAAATCTTTCAATAATATAATTTCTGTAAAAGGTCCCTCTGCTGTGTTTTCTTTACCTTTTACACGTTCGTGTGTACTTCCAAAAACATTTAGAGCAATTAACAAATCAGATATAACGGGTGCCGGTATTACGCAATTTGCCTGGGAAGTCAAGAACCAGAAAACAAATACAGTCATATTTACATCCAATTCGCAAGATTCAATAGTTTTTCCGATTACTGATACAGCATATTATTCTATAAAACTTAAGGCTACGGGTGCAACAGGTTGTACAGACTCCCTGATAATGGCAAATGCAATTGGCATAGATTCACTCTACCCCAGTTTCAGCATAGTTCCTCAACCAGCTTGCAAAGGACAGAAAATAACATTGACTGCTACCACCCCGGAAGGCACTACTGGCATAAAAAACACCCATTATTGGGAAGTATATAATAAAAACTCAACTACAATATTATTTAGCGGCAGTACTGCTCCATTCATAGTTACCTTACCTGACACCGGCTTTTACAGTGTCTATTTAAAATCATCAAATGCACAAGGATGCTCTGGCAGTAGATTATTTAAAGATACTATTAGTGTCAATGCACCTAAACTCAATTTTACCGTCAATGACTCACTGCCTTGCAGAGGCTACCCAATCAATTTATATTCAAACTTCCCACGTCAAGATTTTCCTACATACAATACACAATGGGTATTACAACATACGGATACGAACTTAACTGTCATTTCTTCTTATAATCGCGATTCCCAACAGTTTTATTTCAATCATCCCGGTATTTACAAAGTTAGATTTGTATATAGCTCTGCTAATAATCAATGTAGAGACACAGTATCTGCACCGTTTAGAATCAAAGTAAGCGGAATTAGGATGTCATTATTCACACCGGACCCATTAACGGGGTGTGAGCCACTGAATATCGCTTGGAAAGGAATTATTTTGGGTAACTATAATTTCAAAAACAACAATCCCAACAATTATACATGGAAGGCGCAAAACGACATGAAAGCCTTTACTACATTTGTTCCAACAACCGGTTTAATTACTGCTGCTACTTATAATAGAAAAGGAAGTCATTACACCAGACTGGTTGTAGAGCATGGTTCGGGATGCAATGATTCATTTTATTCTCAGAACTTTATTGTAGGAACAACCGCTAATTTCAGTTTTTCAAGTAGTGTACGCTGTATAAATACTACCACTCCAATTAATAATTACTCACTCAATGCCAGCACATTCAAATGGGAAGTTGATAGTCCGGGTGCAGTATTTATCAGCCCAAATGATACAACACGCAACCCAAGTTTAACAGTGTTAAAACAAGGGGATTTTTATATCACCCTGTATTCAATCGGACCGGGTGGATGCAAAGACACTCTCAAAAGGCTGATTCGCGTAATTGACCCTGTACCGGAGTTTAACAGTTCTGACACGGTTCAGTTTTGCGCGCCAGTTATTACAACCTTCAAGCCGGTTCCTGTGTGGTATGGCAGTGAATACAGGTGGTATTTTGGGGATGGGGACACTTTTACTACTTCAAAAGCTAATCCTGTTTCCCATGTATATTCCAAAAACACAGATAGCACCGGTATCAATATACGGCTGGTTGTTACAACACCGGGTTGTAGAGACACTATGGACAAGATTGGTTATGTGAAAGTTATTGGTCCTATTCCTGAGTATGATTACAATATTAAATCAGGATGCGAACCTTTATTAGTGGACTTCAAGAATACCAGCAGAAATTATAGCCGTTTTTATTTTGACTATGGTGATGGTGCTGCCCTTGACTCCACTGCTTTTGACAATCACAAATACAGGGTAATGGATAAGGGGTTAAATGTCCAATGCTATAAAACAAAGCTTGTGTTGGTTGACAACAATGGTTGTTTTGCCTCATTTGAACATAAAGACAATGTTTGTGTACAAAAATCACCCGAGCCGGATTTCAAAACCACTGATACTATTGGTTGTGAAACATATACTTCAAATTTACAGAACACCTCACTGTATGGAGTATCATTCAAATGGGATTTTAAAGGTGATGGCAATTTTGTAACTTCACCGGATTTTAATCCTTCCGCATCCTATACTGCAGGGGTTTACAGACCAAGATTAGCTGCATTTAATGTAAACGGTTGCTCAGACACAACTGCATTGAACAAGTTGAGAATCTGGGTTCAACCTAAACCTACATCCTTTTTTCAACCTGCTTCTGACAGTATTTGCTTTAATACACCTTTGCAATTCTATGCACTGCCTTCCACACCAAACAAAATCGTTTCATATCGCTGGGATTTTGGAGATCCGGCTAATCTACATGATACCAGCTCTAACCGCGACCCCAAATACAATTATATATCACCTTTAAGCAAGTTAGTTCAATTGGTTGTTACAGACAGTAATGCCTGCAAGGATACATTTGTCCGGTTTATCCATGTAATAGATACCGTACCTCCACCCAATACCGGTTTACATTTTGTAACAGTAGATAACAATAAAGACATTTTGGGGGTATGGGCAATGGCAAAAGTAAATCAGTTTGCCAGATACTCATTTTTCCTTGATGAAACCGGTTATACCAAATTGTATGAAACTACAAATAGACAGGATACCTCTTACCTTGTAAATACAGGTATTGACATCAATGCAAAGCGATATTGTTACACTACAACTATAGGAGACACATGTGGAATCATTTCAAAGTTTAGTCCTCCGCATTGTACCATGTCTGCGAAAGTTGAGCAAGCAGGTTCATCAAAATTATTGGTGAATTGGATTAAATATGTAGGATGGGATTTGGATGACTTCTGGGGAAATATTATTTACCGCTCAGAAGATGGCGGCAAGTTTATACCCATTGACACTGTTGACAATACGACTGATTCATACTTAGACATCAACTTATGTGAGCGTACTTACTGCTATTATATTGAAGCAGTTAATAAAAATAAAGTTTGGCGTTCTGTTAGTAATATCGTTTGCGAAAAACCTGAATACATATACCCGCTCGATCAAATTACACCTCGCAAAGCTACTGTAATCAACAATAGCAACATTTTGGTACAATGGACACCTTATTTTTCAATGCCCAATCTTGGACATTATAAAATTAGCAGGGTTAGACACATCGACAACACAAGCATAGAAGATTATGATACCACAACCTCGCTAAGCTATATAGACAAAAATGTAGATGTGAATTCCTCAGCATATTCTTATTATATCAGTCCGGTTGACCTTTGCGGGTATGCTGCCCCAAAATCTTCTGAATCTAAGAGTATTCTATTGAGTAATAAAATCCACAACTATCGTGCATATTTAACTTGGAATAAATATAGTGAATGGTCTGATGGGGTCGCAAAATACGTTGTTGAAGAACAAAATGAATTTGGTGACTTTGTGTTTAGGAAAGAGTTACCGGCTGATTCGTCATCCTATATATTTGATGGTATTAATGTGGTAGAAAATCGCGATGTATGTTTGAGAGTGTACGCAGTAAGAAATGGGAATATCGACACTTCAAATTCGAATATTTCATGCAGTATCCCTGAAAGTCAAATATACATTCCAAATGCTTTCTCTCCGAACAACGATGGCATTAATGATATCTTTAAACCTACCGCCATTTATATAACCAAAACAACGAGCAACCATTTATACACCTTCGAGATGGAAATCTATGACCGTTGGGGCAATAAATTATTTTTAACAAACGACTTGGATATAGGTTGGGACGGTACATTCTCAAACATTCCCTGTCCTGATGGCGTATATTTATATAAGATAAGAGCTGTCGGATTAGATGGCAAACCTTATGACTTTAAAGGCACTCTACATCTTGTTCGATAA
- a CDS encoding ABC transporter ATP-binding protein yields the protein MGTQVLRVLKNLNLRVDKGDYVALMGPSGSGKSTLMNIIGCLDNFDSGKYLLNGIDVTGLSDNSLAEIRNKQIGFIFQTFNLLPRYTALENVELPLIYAGVSKKERVQRAKEALEQVGLSDRITHKPNELSGGQRQRVAVARALVNRPAILLADEPTGNLDSQTSEEIMQLFEQIYLQGNTIILVTHEEDIARKSKRIIRLKDGIIEKEEFI from the coding sequence ATGGGTACTCAAGTACTCCGAGTATTAAAAAATCTCAATTTGAGAGTTGACAAGGGTGACTATGTAGCACTCATGGGTCCCAGCGGTTCCGGAAAATCAACTCTGATGAACATAATAGGCTGCTTAGACAATTTTGATTCCGGCAAATATTTATTGAACGGTATTGATGTAACCGGATTATCCGATAACAGCCTTGCAGAAATTAGAAATAAACAAATCGGATTTATTTTTCAGACATTCAACCTGCTTCCCAGATATACAGCATTAGAAAATGTTGAATTACCTTTAATTTATGCCGGTGTAAGTAAAAAAGAACGGGTTCAAAGAGCGAAAGAAGCATTGGAGCAAGTGGGGTTATCTGATAGAATCACACACAAACCCAATGAGTTATCAGGGGGTCAGCGTCAGAGGGTTGCCGTTGCACGTGCTCTGGTAAACCGACCGGCAATTTTGCTGGCAGACGAACCAACTGGAAATCTGGATTCTCAAACATCTGAAGAAATAATGCAATTGTTCGAACAAATATACCTACAAGGCAACACCATAATCCTTGTTACACACGAGGAAGATATTGCACGTAAATCCAAACGAATTATTAGACTAAAAGACGGTATCATTGAAAAAGAAGAATTTATCTAA